One segment of Anastrepha obliqua isolate idAnaObli1 chromosome 3, idAnaObli1_1.0, whole genome shotgun sequence DNA contains the following:
- the LOC129240922 gene encoding larval serum protein 1 beta chain-like: MKFTIVLLALVGLVAAVSVPPTNKVTVADHDFLEKQKFLLEIVYRVEDPLMFEEYIKLGQQAVHDKALYTHYDSYMEKFYESHKMGVLLPRGEFFGALVKTHHKQAYGLFNYLYYAKDWETFQRNVAWARMHVNEGMFVYALTLAVIHRDDFQGLMLPSIYEIFPQYFLNSKLIYAAEKFDYNTWSKYNQYEKEFNDVYYRNNKHHNQDYFYMRDFKTYQWWKLMGLGEHWYPAEKNFPLRENTYELVSDDKYASFMKDIKIFWHPVDYTRDIEFFNKHSVLSYFTEDLGWNSYWYYLNMDYAFFLDGKTFGLIAGSVNSRRGEWWLHNIDQMLARYYMERLSHGIGEIPQLSWYHAFELGYDPELVSYNGVGYSYRKNYFEIQAYGNFDILNQIQSHYKRIYGSIVSGVYTTQDGQKIDLRQPESIEYIGNLLQGSTDSIDTQFFNDWYMLQYMYLANVEENDYEVTPNVLLNFESMMRDPITYSGATWITEILRLFKNQLPSYTEEEIGLVGVEIKNVEASELVTYFDMVDIDVTNLMNDKMVFVDGSFVWDKSLYARQMRLNHKPFHFNITVQSDKQQKVVIRSFYGPKYDEYGRLISMQRNRENFVELDEFVYELTVGENVIKRSSDDYLWTVKDRTTYTELYHYVMAAFDGKYELPLDISEPHSGFPDRLLLPKGWESGFPVQLFFHIAPYQASVEQYSNFDSSYSSGIGSGTRYIDNKQFGYPLDRPIDEFELLSMSNSYFMDVSIYHNNTLKPYYEEYENFGHFDYNFYNHYYTKYFQ; the protein is encoded by the exons ATGAAGTTCACTATCGTTCTTTTGGCACTCGTTGGCCTGGTAGCCGCCGTCAGCGTTCCTCCCACCAACAAGGTTACAGTCGCCGATCATGATTTCTTGGAGAAGCAGAAGTTCCTCCTTGAAATTGTCTACCGTGTAGAGGATCCATTGATGTTCGAAGAATATATCAAGTTGGGCCAGCAGGCGGTCCATGACAAGGCGCTTTATACC CATTACGATAGCTATATGGAGAAATTCTACGAGTCCCACAAAATGGGTGTGCTGTTGCCAAGAGGTGAATTCTTTGGCGCACTGGTCAAGACTCACCACAAACAAGCTTATGGTCTCTTCAACTACTTGTACTATGCCAAGGATTGGGAAACCTTCCAACGAAACGTCGCTTGGGCTCGCATGCACGTCAACGAAGGCATGTTCGTATATGCTCTTACTTTGGCCGTTATCCATCGTGATGACTTCCAAGGTCTGATGCTACCCTCCATCTATGAAATATTCCCACAATACTTCCTCAACAGCAAATTAATTTACGCTGCTGAGAAATTTGACTACAACACCTGGAGCAAATATAACCAGTACGAGAAGGAGTTCAACGATGTCTACTACAGAAACAACAAACACCACAACCAAGACTACTTCTATATGAGAGACTTCAAGACCTACCAATGGTGGAAGCTTATGGGTCTGGGTGAACACTGGTATCCTGCAGAGAAGAACTTCCCACTGCGCGAAAACACCTACGAACTTGTTTCTGACGACAAATATGCGTCATTCATGaaggatataaaaattttctgGCATCCCGTTGACTACACTCGTGATATTGAGTTCTTCAATAAGCACTCTGTATTGTCATACTTCACTGAGGATTTGGGCTGGAACTCGTATTGGTATTATTTGAATATGGACTATGCTTTCTTCTTGGATGGCAAAACATTCGGCTTGATCGCCGGATCGGTTAATAGTCGCCGTGGTGAATGGTGGCTCCACAATATTGACCAAATGTTGGCTCGTTACTACATGGAACGTTTGTCCCATGGTATCGGTGAAATCCCTCAACTATCTTGGTATCATGCTTTCGAACTGGGCTATGATCCAGAATTGGTTTCGTATAATGGTGTTGGTTATAGCTACCGTAAGAACTACTTCGAAATACAAGCTTATGGCAACTTCGACATATTGAACCAAATCCAAAGCCATTACAAGCGTATCTATGGTAGCATTGTGTCGGGAGTTTACACTACACAGGATGGCCAGAAAATCGATCTGCGCCAACCGGAATCTATTGAATACATCGGAAACCTTTTGCAAGGTAGCACTGATAGTATTGACACACAATTCTTCAACGACTGGTACATGCTGCAATATATGTACCTCGCCAACGTCGAAGAGAACGATTACGAAGTAACCCCCAACGTCCTATTGAACTTCGAATCCATGATGCGTGATCCTATCACCTACAGTGGAGCTACCTGGATCACCGAAATACTTCGCCTTTTCAAAAACCAACTCCCCTCTTACACCGAAGAGGAAATTGGTCTTGTCGGCGTTGAAATCAAAAATGTCGAGGCTAGTGAACTGGTCACCTATTTCGACATGGTAGACATTGATGTTACCAACTTGATGAATGACAAAATGGTATTCGTTGATGGTTCATTCGTTTGGGATAAATCATTGTACGCTCGTCAAATGCGTCTCAACCACAAGCCATTCCACTTTAACATCACAGTGCAATCTGACAAGCAACAAAAAGTTGTAATTCGCTCATTCTACGGACCTAAATACGATGAGTACGGACGTCTTATCTCAATGCAAAGGAACCGCGAGAACTTTGTTGAGTTGGATGAATTCGTTTATGAGCTGACTGTTGGGGAAAATGTAATCAAACGCTCATCCGATGACTACCTCTGGACTGTGAAGGATCGCACCACTTACACCGAACTGTATCACTACGTTATGGCTGCCTTCGATGGCAAATACGAATTGCCATTAGACATTAGCGAACCACACTCTGGTTTCCCAGATCGTCTTCTCTTACCTAAGGGTTGGGAGAGTGGATTCCCTGTGCAATTGTTCTTCCACATTGCGCCCTACCAAGCATCCGTCGAGCAATACTCCAACTTCGACTCAAGCTACAGCAGCGGCATTGGTTCCGGCACACGTTATATTGACAACAAACAATTCGGTTATCCATTGGATCGTCCAATTGATGAATTCGAACTGCTCTCAATGTCTAACAGCTACTTCATGGATGTGAGCATCTACCACAACAACACCCTCAAGCCATACTACGAGGAATACGAGAACTTCGGTCACTTCgactacaacttctacaatcaTTACTACACCAAATACTTCCAATAA
- the LOC129242167 gene encoding larval serum protein 1 beta chain-like — protein MKAGVQSDKQQKVVIRSFYGPKYDEYGRLISLQENRENFVELDEFVYELTVGENVIKRSSDDYLWTVKDRTTYTELYHYVMAAFDGKYELPLDISEPHSGFPDRLLLPKGWESGFPVQLFFHIAPYQASVEQYSNFDSSYSSGIGSGTRYIDNKPFGYPLDRPIDESELLSISNTYFMDVSIYHNNTLKQYYKEYENFGHFDCSFYNNYYTKYFQQT, from the exons ATGAAAGCTGGAG TGCAATCTGACAAGCAACAAAAAGTTGTAATTCGCTCATTCTACGGTCCTAAGTACGATGAGTACGGACGTCTTATCTCACTGCAAGAGAACCGCGAGAACTTTGTTGAGTTGGATGAATTCGTTTATGAGCTGACTGTTGGGGAAAATGTGATCAAACGCTCATCCGATGACTACCTCTGGACTGTGAAGGATCGCACCACTTACACAGAATTGTATCACTACGTTATGGCTGCCTTCGATGGCAAATACGAATTGCCATTAGACATTAGCGAACCACACTCTGGTTTCCCAGATCGTCTTCTCTTACCTAAGGGTTGGGAGAGTGGATTCCCTGTGCAATTGTTCTTCCACATTGCGCCCTACCAAGCATCCGTCGAGCAATACTCCAACTTCGACTCAAGCTACAGCAGCGGCATTGGTTCCGGCACACGTTATATTGACAACAAACCATTCGGTTATCCATTAGATCGTCCAATTGATGAATCCGAACTGCTTTCAATATCTAACACCTACTTCATGGATGTGAGCATCTACCACAACAACACCCTCAAGCAATACTACAAGGAATACGAGAACTTCGGTCACTTTGACTGCAGCTTCTACAATAATTACTACACCAAATACTTCCAACAAACTTAA
- the LOC129242168 gene encoding LOW QUALITY PROTEIN: uncharacterized protein LOC129242168 (The sequence of the model RefSeq protein was modified relative to this genomic sequence to represent the inferred CDS: deleted 1 base in 1 codon): MKFTIVLLALVGLVAAVSVPPTNKVTVADHAFLEKQKFLLEIVYRVEDPLMFEEYIKMGQQTVHDKALYTHYDSYMEKFYESYKMGVLLPRGEFFGALVKTHHKQAYGLFNYFYYAKDWETFQRNVAWARMHVNEGMFVYALTLAVIHRDDFQGLMLPSIYEIFPQYFLNSKLIYAAEKFDYNTWSKYNQYEKEFNDVYYRNNKHHNKDYFYMRDFKTYQWWKLMGLGEHWHAAEKNFPLRENTYELVSDDKYASFMKDIKIFWHPVDYTRDIEFFNHHSVLSYFTEDLGWNSYWYYLNMDYAFFLDGKTFGLNKDRRGEWWLYNIDQMLARYYMERLSHGIGEIPQLSWYHAFEQGYDPELVSYNGVGYSYRKNYFEIQAYGNFDILNQIQSHYKRIYGSIVSGVYTTQDGQKIDLRQPESIEYIGNLLQGSIDSIDRQFFNDWYMLQYMYLANVEENDYEVTPNVLLNFESMMRDPITYSGATWITEILRLFKNQLPSYTEEEIGLTGVEIKNVEASELVTYFDMVDIDVTNLMNDKMVFVDGSFVWDKSLYARQMRLNHKPFHFNITVQSDKQQKVVIRSFYGPKYDEYGRLISLQENRENFVELDEFVYELTVGENVIKRSSDDYLWTVKDRTTYTELYHYVMAAFDGKYELPLDISEPHSGFPDRLLLPKGWESGFPVQLFFHIAPYQASVEQYSNFDSSYSSGIGSGTRYIDNKQFGYPLDRPIDEFELLSMSNSYFMDVSIYHNNTLKPYYEEYENFGHFDYNFYNNYYTKYFHIPACERSSKELTSKVPPNAAEDEALTPNHSSGIRELTDNVSSGSEEGAVVGMKFTIVLLALVGLVAAVSVPPTNKVTVADHAFLEKQKFLLEIVYRVEDPLMFEEYIKMGQQAVHDKALYTHYDSYMEKFYEFHKMGMLLPRGEFFGALVKTHHKQAYGLFNYFYYAKDWETFQRNVAWARMHVNEGMFVYALTLAVIHRDDFQGLMLPSIYEIFPQYFLNSKLIYAAEKFDYNTWSKYNLYEKEFNDVYYKNNKYYNQNYFYVKDFKTYQWWKLMGLGEHWYAAEKNFPLRENTYELVSDDKYASFMKDINIFWHPVDYTRDIEFFNHHSVLSYFTEDLGWNSYWYYLNMDYAFFLDGKTFGLIAGSVNSRRDEWWLYNIDRMLARYYMERLSHGIGEIPQLSWYHVFELGYDPELVSYNGVGYSYRKNYYEIQNYGNFDTLNQIQSHYKRIYDKIVSGVYTTQDGEKIDLRQPESIEYIGNYVQSNVDSPDKHFYNYWYMLHYMYFADVKENDYEVIPNALLNFETMMRVPLSLSMATCGTEILNIFKKHLPPYTEEEIGLTGVEIKNVEASELVTYFDMVDIDVTNLMNDKMVFVDGSFVWDKSLYARQMRLNHKPFHFNITVQSDKQQKVVIRSFYGPKYDEYGRLISLQENRENFVELDEFVYELTVGENVIKRSSDDYLWTVKDRTTYTELYHYVMAAFDGKYELPLDISEPHSGFPDRLLLPKGWESGFPVQLFFHIAPYQASVEQYSNFDSSYSSGIGSGTRYIDNKPFGYPLDRPIDESELLSISNTYFMDVSIYHNNTLKQYYKEYENFGHFDCSFYNNYYTKYFQQT, from the exons ATGAAGTTCACTATCGTTCTTTTGGCACTCGTTGGCCTGGTAGCCGCCGTCAGCGTTCCTCCCACCAACAAGGTTACAGTCGCCGATCATGCTTTCTTGGAGAAGCAGAAGTTTCTCCTTGAAATTGTTTACCGCGTAGAGGATCCATTAATGTTCGAAGAATACATCAAGATGGGTCAACAGACAGTCCATGACAAGGCGCTTTATACC CATTACGATAGCTATATGGAGAAATTCTACGAGTCCTACAAAATGGGTGTGCTGTTGCCAAGAGGTGAATTCTTTGGCGCACTGGTCAAGACTCACCACAAACAAGCTTATGGTCTCTTCAACTACTTCTACTATGCCAAGGATTGGGAAACCTTCCAACGAAACGTCGCTTGGGCTCGCATGCACGTCAACGAAGGCATGTTCGTCTATGCTCTTACTTTGGCCGTTATCCATCGTGATGACTTCCAAGGTCTGATGCTACCCTCCATCTATGAAATATTCCCACAATACTTCCTCAACAGCAAATTAATTTACGCTGCTGAGAAATTTGACTACAACACCTGGAGCAAATATAACCAGTACGAGAAGGAGTTCAACGATGTCTACTACAGAAACAACAAACACCACAACAAAGACTACTTCTATATGAGAGACTTCAAGACCTACCAATGGTGGAAGCTTATGGGTCTGGGTGAACACTGGCATGCTGCAGAGAAGAACTTCCCACTGCGCGAAAACACCTACGAACTTGTTTCTGACGACAAATATGCCTCATTCATGAAGGATATCAAAATTTTCTGGCATCCCGTTGACTACACTCGTGATATTGAGTTCTTCAATCACCACTCTGTATTGTCATACTTCACTGAGGATTTGGGCTGGAACTCGTATTGGTATTATTTGAATATGGACTATGCTTTCTTCTTGGATGGCAAAACATTCGGTTTGAATAAGGATCGCCGTGGTGAATGGTGGCTCTACAATATTGACCAAATGTTGGCTCGTTACTACATGGAACGTTTGTCCCATGGTATCGGTGAAATCCCTCAACTATCTTGGTATCATGCTTTCGAACAAGGTTATGATCCAGAATTGGTTTCGTATAATGGTGTTGGTTATAGCTACCGTAAGAACTACTTCGAAATACAAGCTTATGGCAACTTCGACATATTGAACCAAATCCAAAGCCATTACAAGCGTATCTATGGTAGCATTGTGTCGGGAGTTTACACTACACAGGATGGTCAGAAAATCGATCTGCGCCAACCGGAATCTATTGAATACATCGGAAACCTTTTGCAAGGTAGCATTGATAGTATTGACAGACAATTCTTCAACGACTGGTACATGCTGCAATATATGTACCTCGCCAACGTCGAAGAGAACGATTACGAAGTAACCCCCAACGTCCTATTGAACTTCGAATCCATGATGCGTGATCCTATCACCTACAGTGGAGCTACCTGGATCACCGAAATACTTCGCCTTTTCAAAAACCAACTCCCCTCTTACACCGAAGAGGAAATTGGTCTTACCGGCGTTGAAATCAAAAATGTCGAGGCTAGTGAACTGGTCACCTATTTCGACATGGTAGACATTGATGTTACCAACTTGATGAATGACAAAATGGTATTCGTTGATGGTTCATTCGTTTGGGATAAATCATTGTACGCTCGTCAAATGCGTCTCAATCACAAGCCATTCCACTTTAACATCACAGTGCAATCTGACAAGCAACAAAAAGTTGTAATTCGCTCATTCTACGGTCCTAAGTACGATGAGTACGGACGTCTTATCTCACTGCAAGAGAACCGCGAGAATTTTGTTGAGTTGGATGAATTCGTTTATGAGCTGACTGTTGGGGAAAATGTAATCAAACGCTCATCCGATGACTACCTCTGGACTGTGAAGGATCGCACCACTTACACCGAACTGTACCACTACGTTATGGCTGCCTTCGATGGCAAATACGAATTGCCATTAGACATTAGCGAACCACACTCTGGTTTCCCAGATCGTCTTCTCTTACCTAAGGGTTGGGAGAGTGGATTCCCTGTGCAATTGTTCTTCCACATTGCGCCCTACCAAGCATCCGTCGAGCAATACTCCAACTTCGACTCAAGCTACAGCAGCGGCATTGGTTCCGGCACACGTTATATTGACAACAAACAATTCGGTTATCCATTGGATCGTCCAATTGATGAATTCGAACTGCTCTCAATGTCTAACAGCTACTTCATGGATGTGAGCATCTACCACAACAACACCCTCAAGCCATACTACGAGGAATACGAGAACTTCGGTCACTTTgactacaacttctacaataatTACTACACCAAATACTTCCAC ATTCCCGCTTGTGAGAGGAGCAGTAAGGAGCTGACATCGAAAGTGCCGCCTAATGCAGCCGAAGATGAAGCCCTTACGCCAAACCACTCCAGTGGTATTCGAGAACTAACAGATAATGTTAGCTCTGGATCAGAAGAG GGAGCAGTTGTTGGGATGAAGTTCACTATCGTTCTTTTGGCACTCGTTGGCCTGGTAGCCGCCGTCAGCGTTCCTCCCACCAACAAGGTTACAGTCGCCGATCATGCTTTCTTGGAGAAGCAGAAGTTTCTCCTTGAAATTGTCTACCGTGTAGAGGATCCATTGATGTTCGAAGAATACATCAAGATGGGTCAGCAGGCGGTCCATGACAAGGCGCTTTATACC CATTACGATAGCTATATGGAGAAATTCTACGAGTTCCACAAAATGGGTATGCTGTTGCCAAGAGGTGAATTCTTCGGCGCACTGGTCAAGACTCACCATAAACAAGCTTATGGTCTCTTCAACTACTTCTACTATGCCAAGGATTGGGAAACCTTCCAACGAAACGTCGCTTGGGCTCGCATGCACGTCAATGAAGGCATGTTCGTCTATGCTCTTACTTTGGCCGTTATCCATCGTGATGACTTCCAAGGTCTGATGCTACCCTCCATCTATGAAATCTTCCCACAATACTTCCTCAACAGCAAATTAATTTACGCTGCTGAGAAATTTGACTACAACACCTGGAGCAAATATAACCTGTACGAGAAGGAGTTCAACGATGtctactacaaaaacaacaaatactaCAACCAAAACTACTTCTATGTCAAAGACTTCAAGACCTACCAATGGTGGAAACTCATGGGTCTGGGTGAACACTGGTATGCTGCAGAGAAGAACTTCCCACTGCGCGAAAACACCTACGAACTTGTTTCTGACGACAAATATGCCTCATTCATGAAGGATATCAACATTTTCTGGCATCCCGTTGACTACACTCGTGATATTGAGTTCTTCAATCACCACTCTGTATTGTCATACTTCACTGAGGATTTGGGCTGGAACTCGTATTGGTATTATTTGAATATGGACTATGCTTTCTTCTTGGATGGCAAAACATTCGGCTTGATCGCCGGATCGGTTAATAGTCGCCGTGATGAATGGTGGCTCTACAATATTGACCGGATGTTAGCTCGTTACTACATGGAACGTTTATCCCATGGGATCGGTGAAATCCCTCAACTATCTTGGTATCATGTTTTCGAACTGGGCTATGATCCAGAATTGGTTTCGTATAATGGTGTTGGTTATAGCTACCGCAAAAACTACTACGAAATTCAAAATTATGGCAACTTCGATACACTGAACCAAATCCAAAGCCATTACAAAAGA ATCTATGATAAAATTGTGTCCGGAGTCTACACCACACAGGATggtgaaaaaatcgatttgcgTCAACCGGAATCTATTGAATACATCGGAAACTATGTGCAAAGCAATGTCGATAGCCCCGATAAACACTTCTACAACTACTGGTACATGCTGCACTATATGTACTTCGCCGACGTCAAAGAGAATGATTACGAAGTAATCCCCAACGCTCTATTGAACTTCGAAACCATGATGCGTGTTCCTCTCTCTCTCAGCATGGCCACATGTGGCAccgaaatattaaatattttcaaaaagcatCTCCCTCCTTACACCGAAGAGGAAATTGGTCTTACCGGCGTTGAAATCAAAAATGTCGAGGCTAGTGAACTGGTCACCTATTTCGACATGGTAGACATTGATGTTACCAACTTGATGAATGACAAAATGGTATTCGTTGATGGTTCATTCGTTTGGGATAAATCATTGTACGCTCGTCAAATGCGTCTCAACCACAAGCCATTCCACTTTAACATCACAGTGCAATCTGACAAGCAACAAAAAGTTGTAATTCGCTCATTCTACGGTCCTAAGTACGATGAGTACGGACGTCTTATCTCACTGCAAGAGAACCGCGAGAACTTTGTTGAGTTGGATGAATTCGTTTATGAGCTGACTGTTGGGGAAAATGTGATCAAACGCTCATCCGATGACTACCTCTGGACTGTGAAGGATCGCACCACTTACACAGAATTGTATCACTACGTTATGGCTGCCTTCGATGGCAAATACGAATTGCCATTAGACATTAGCGAACCACACTCTGGTTTCCCAGATCGTCTTCTCTTACCTAAGGGTTGGGAGAGTGGATTCCCTGTGCAATTGTTCTTCCACATTGCGCCCTACCAAGCATCCGTCGAGCAATACTCCAACTTCGACTCAAGCTACAGCAGCGGCATTGGTTCCGGCACACGTTATATTGACAACAAACCATTCGGTTATCCATTAGATCGTCCAATTGATGAATCCGAACTGCTTTCAATATCTAACACCTACTTCATGGATGTGAGCATCTACCACAACAACACCCTCAAGCAATACTACAAGGAATACGAGAACTTCGGTCACTTTGACTGCAGCTTCTACAATAATTACTACACCAAATACTTCCAACAAACTTAA